One Paraburkholderia caffeinilytica DNA segment encodes these proteins:
- a CDS encoding MFS transporter, translating into MNATTDASRAVHTTRTTSRGAIAAAVIGNWLEFFDFTVYGFFAVIIGKLFFPSADPTTSLLLSVATFAAGFITRPLGSVMLGVYADRKGRKAALSLTIMLMAVSTGTIAIAPTYAQIGLAAPLLIVLARLVQGFSQGGEFGAATSTLLEQGGGTRRGFRASWQLATQGGAVLMGSGMAAALSAVLPKESLESWGWRIPFLIGVLIAPVGMYLRRRLADDSAGAHSHAIERGVLHELFTEHLRPLLLITLTVMGGTVSTYILTFFMPTYAIHTLGLPMSLSMLVGVASGVVVLVMCPLFGMLSDRIGSRKRPILLGRGVLVLLLFPSFMLINRFPQVPVIMSLTALMLLFYSMGSASEFALMCESFPRRVRATGISIAYALSVCVFGGTAQLIATWLIKLTGNKLAPAGYVTACVVVSLIAVSLLKETADKPID; encoded by the coding sequence ATGAACGCCACAACGGATGCGAGCCGCGCCGTCCACACCACCCGCACCACCAGCCGCGGCGCCATTGCCGCCGCAGTGATCGGCAACTGGCTCGAGTTTTTCGATTTCACTGTGTACGGCTTTTTTGCCGTGATTATCGGTAAGCTGTTTTTCCCGTCGGCGGATCCGACGACCTCGCTGCTGTTGTCCGTGGCGACTTTCGCTGCAGGTTTCATCACGCGGCCGCTCGGCAGCGTGATGCTCGGCGTGTATGCGGACCGCAAAGGCCGCAAGGCGGCGCTCAGTCTGACTATCATGCTGATGGCGGTGAGCACCGGCACGATCGCGATTGCACCGACCTATGCGCAGATCGGTCTCGCCGCGCCGCTGCTCATCGTGCTGGCGCGTCTCGTGCAAGGCTTCTCGCAGGGCGGCGAGTTCGGCGCGGCGACGTCCACCTTGCTGGAGCAGGGCGGCGGCACGCGGCGTGGTTTTCGCGCCAGCTGGCAGCTGGCGACGCAAGGCGGCGCGGTGCTGATGGGTTCGGGCATGGCGGCGGCGCTTTCGGCCGTTCTGCCGAAGGAGTCGCTGGAAAGCTGGGGTTGGCGCATTCCGTTTCTGATCGGCGTGCTGATCGCGCCGGTCGGCATGTATCTGCGCCGCCGTCTCGCGGACGATTCCGCAGGCGCGCACAGCCACGCCATTGAACGCGGCGTGCTGCACGAACTCTTCACCGAGCACCTGCGCCCGCTGTTGCTGATTACGCTCACGGTGATGGGCGGCACGGTCTCCACCTACATCCTGACCTTCTTCATGCCGACCTATGCGATCCACACGCTCGGCCTGCCGATGTCGCTGTCGATGCTGGTCGGCGTCGCGTCGGGCGTCGTGGTGCTCGTCATGTGTCCGCTGTTCGGCATGCTGTCCGATCGTATCGGCAGCCGTAAGCGGCCGATTCTGCTCGGGCGTGGCGTACTGGTGTTGCTGCTGTTTCCGTCCTTCATGCTGATCAACCGCTTTCCGCAGGTGCCCGTCATCATGTCCCTGACCGCGCTGATGCTGCTGTTCTACTCGATGGGATCGGCGTCGGAATTCGCCTTGATGTGCGAGTCATTCCCGCGGCGTGTGCGCGCCACCGGTATTTCGATCGCTTACGCGCTGAGCGTGTGCGTATTCGGCGGCACCGCGCAGCTGATCGCAACGTGGCTGATCAAACTGACCGGCAACAAGCTGGCGCCGGCCGGCTACGTGACGGCGTGCGTGGTGGTGTCGTTGATCGCGGTGTCGCTGCTGAAAGAGACGGCGGACAAGCCGATTGATTGA
- a CDS encoding M20 aminoacylase family protein yields MSEAARFTELSDLAPATESLREIRHHIHRHPELAYEEVQTGALVAGKLEQWGWQVTRGVGQTGVVGTLKVGNGTRSIGIRADMDALPIIEQTGLPYASGTHGKMHACGHDGHTTMLLGAAQRLAATRNFSGTVHLYFQPAEESGIDSGALKMINDGLFERFPCDAVFGVHNHPGEEPGVMLFRKGPFMSAGDKAIITIEGVGGHAARPHLTVDPVVVAASIVMALQTIVARNVDPSQPAVVTVGSMHAGTANNVISSSARLELSVRSFSPDVRALLKKRITELAESQAASFGGKAVVEYIEGYPVVINSDAETDFAVQVARELVGDDKVVEQTDILMGSEDFAFMLQKRPGTFLRIGNGAGEDGCMVHNPHYDFNDRNLPIGAAFWTRLVERYLGQ; encoded by the coding sequence AGCTCGCCTACGAGGAAGTGCAAACCGGCGCGCTGGTGGCCGGGAAGCTCGAACAATGGGGCTGGCAGGTCACGCGCGGCGTCGGTCAAACCGGCGTGGTGGGCACGCTGAAGGTGGGCAACGGCACGCGCAGCATCGGCATTCGCGCCGACATGGACGCGCTGCCGATCATCGAACAAACCGGGTTGCCGTATGCGAGCGGTACGCACGGCAAGATGCACGCATGCGGCCACGACGGCCACACGACGATGCTGCTGGGCGCCGCGCAGCGCCTTGCCGCCACACGCAATTTTTCGGGCACCGTGCATCTGTATTTCCAGCCGGCCGAAGAGAGCGGCATCGACAGCGGCGCGCTGAAGATGATCAACGACGGCCTGTTCGAGCGCTTCCCGTGCGACGCCGTGTTCGGTGTGCACAACCATCCGGGCGAGGAGCCGGGGGTGATGCTGTTCCGCAAGGGGCCGTTCATGTCGGCGGGCGACAAGGCGATCATCACGATCGAGGGCGTCGGCGGTCATGCGGCGCGCCCGCATCTGACGGTCGATCCGGTGGTGGTGGCGGCGAGCATCGTGATGGCGTTGCAGACGATCGTCGCGCGTAACGTCGATCCTTCGCAGCCGGCGGTGGTGACGGTCGGTTCGATGCACGCCGGCACCGCGAACAACGTGATTTCAAGCAGCGCGAGGCTGGAATTGAGCGTGCGTTCGTTCAGCCCCGACGTGCGCGCGCTGCTGAAGAAACGCATTACCGAACTCGCCGAAAGCCAGGCCGCGAGCTTTGGCGGCAAGGCGGTGGTGGAGTATATCGAAGGCTATCCGGTGGTGATCAATTCGGATGCCGAAACGGATTTCGCGGTGCAGGTGGCGCGTGAGCTGGTTGGCGACGACAAAGTGGTCGAGCAGACCGACATCCTGATGGGCAGCGAAGACTTTGCCTTCATGCTTCAGAAACGGCCCGGCACGTTCCTGCGGATCGGCAACGGCGCGGGCGAAGACGGTTGCATGGTGCACAACCCGCATTACGACTTCAACGACCGTAATTTGCCGATCGGTGCGGCATTCTGGACACGGCTGGTGGAGCGGTATCTGGGGCAATGA